One region of Tachysurus fulvidraco isolate hzauxx_2018 chromosome 9, HZAU_PFXX_2.0, whole genome shotgun sequence genomic DNA includes:
- the nt5e gene encoding 5'-nucleotidase codes for MTVRETPISVPPSASSRTAAFSVYTASCYTFSRRPRAATIVTSHGMRFSTAVRALPLLLLLCASCWLAAADWELTILHTNDVHARVEETNKDSGKCTKGGCYAGVARRFTKIQEIRSQKKPLLLLDAGDQFQGTVWFNYYKGSEAAHFMNRLGYDAMALGNHEFDNGVDGLKPFLQAVNCTVLSANIKAVEPVASQISGYYSASTVLKVGTESVGIVGYTSRETPSLSMPGPYMQFEEEVAALQLEVDKLITTSGVNKIIALGHSGFETDKEIAKRVRGVDVVVGGHSNTFLYTGDHPSSEVPAGPYPFMVQSDDGRQVPVVQAYAFGKYLGYLKVTFDSDGKVVKADGNPILLNSNIAEDPSIKAEVDAWKGKLANYSAQFVGKTLVYLNGTFEECRFRECNLGNLICDAMVHHNIKYPDELQWNHVSACILNGGGIRGPIDERSRNGSITMEDVLSVLPFGGTFDLVMLKGSTLLQAFEHSVRRYGGNTGEFLQVSGFQIEYDLSKPSGERVKKVSVLCTECRVPHYEPLDTKKAYRVVMPSYLVDGGDGFSMIKEEKLKHDSGDLDMSVFAGYITERQRVHPSVEGRIRLFNSVAGILTRSNALLVIMLVWVSLLSL; via the exons atg ACGGTGAGAGAAACTCCCATTTCTGTGCCACCCTCCGCCTCCTCGCGCACTGCAGCATTTAGTGTCTATACTGCGTCGTGTTACACATTTTCACGGCGTCCGCGCGCTGCCACAATCGTGACAAGCCACGGGATGCGCTTTTCGACGGCGGTGCGCGCGCTGCCGCTGCTGCTGCTCCTGTGCGCGAGCTGTTGGCTCGCGGCGGCAGACTGGGAGCTCACGATTCTACACACCAACGACGTGCACGCACGCGTAGAGGAGACCAACAAGGACTCGGGAAAGTGCACGAAGGGCGGCTGTTATGCCGGTGTCGCACGTCGTTTCACGAAAATCCAAGAGATCCGCAGCCAGAAGAAGCCATTGCTCCTGCTGGACGCCGGCGATCAGTTCCAGGGCACCGTGTGGTTCAACTACTATAAAGGCAGCGAGGCGGCGCACTTCATGAACAGACTGGGCTACGATGCCATG GCTCTAGGAAACCACGAGTTCGACAATGGAGTGGATGGACTCAAGCCCTTCTTGCAGGCTGTGAACTGCACCGTGCTCAGCGCAAACATCAAGGCTGTTGAACCTGTTGCATCACAGATTAGCGGATATTATTCTGCTTCTACAGTTCTAAAGGTCGGCACCGAGTCTGTCGGTATAGTAGGATACACATCCAGAGAGACGCCATCTTTGTCAATGCCAg GGCCGTACATGCAGTTTGAGGAGGAGGTCGCTGCCCTACAGCTGGAGGTAGACAAACTTATCACTACTAGTGGCGTTAACAAGATCATCGCGCTCGGCCATTCCGGATTCGAAACGGACAAGGAGATCGCTAAAAGGGTCCGTGGCGTGGACGTGGTGGTCGGAGGACACAGCAACACTTTTTTATACACAG gggaTCACCCTTCCTCCGAGGTACCAGCAGGACCCTACCCCTTTATGGTACAGTCCGATGACGGTCGCCAGGTGCCAGTGGTCCAAGCCTACGCGTTTGGGAAATACCTCGGCTACCTCAAAGTGACTTTTGATTCTGACGGAAAGGTTGTAAAAGCCGACGGAAATCCAATCTTGCTGAATAGCAACATAGCTGAAG ATCCCAGCATTAAGGCAGAAGTAGACGCCTGGAAGGGGAAGTTGGCCAATTACTCGGCTCAGTTTGTAGGGAAGACCCTGGTCTACCTTAACGGGACGTTTGAAGAGTGTCGATTTCGTGAATGCAACCTGGGAAACTTGATCTGTGACGCCATG GTTCATCACAACATCAAATATCCAGACGAGCTCCAGTGGAACCATGTTAGTGCCTGTATTTTAAACGGAGGAGGAATTCGAGGCCCCATTGATGAACGTAGCAGAAACG GTAGCATCACCATGGAGGATGTGCTCTCCGTGCTGCCGTTCGGCGGGACGTTCGATCTGGTTATGTTGAAAGGCTCGACGTTGCTGCAGGCCTTCGAGCACAGCGTCCGCAGATACGGAGGAAACACCGGGGAGTTCCTACAGGTCTCAG gctttCAGATAGAGTATGACCTAAGTAAGCCCTCTGGTGAGCGAGTGAAGAAGGTGAGCGTGTTGTGTACTGAGTGTCGAGTGCCGCACTACGAGCCCCTGGACACTAAAAAAGCCTACAGGGTCGTCATGCCGTCGTATCTAGTGGACGGAGGAGACGGTTTTTCGATGATCAAGGAGGAGAAGCTGAAACATGACAGCG GTGACCTGGACATGTCCGTCTTTGCTGGCTACATCACTGAGAGGCAGAGGGTCCATCCGTCCGTGGAGGGACGAATCCGTCTCTTTAATTCTGTTGCTGGAATCTTAACCCGGTCGAATGCTTTACTCGTCATCATGCTGGTCTGGGTCTCGCTTCTCAGCTTATGA